A part of Aegilops tauschii subsp. strangulata cultivar AL8/78 chromosome 2, Aet v6.0, whole genome shotgun sequence genomic DNA contains:
- the LOC141040879 gene encoding uncharacterized protein: MMQQFELNRQFMTRVITQFPIQNAHQQHAPITLPEFVRLNPSIFHNSTNPMDADDWLRDILFEMESANVAPASYVTFATFHLKGPAAQWWESHRGMLPAETVTTWQEFQLAFRARHIPQGLMDQKKKEFRKLSQDTMTVDEYQRKFLDLSRYAADDVCTDARKQEKFREGLCPNIKLALVAHDCADFATLVSQAFRTETGLTEYQESLKRTRDAAPSSSQPA; encoded by the coding sequence ATGATGCAGCAGTTTGAGCTGAATCGTCAGTTTATGACTAGAGTAATCACTCAGTTTCCAATCCAGAATGCTCATCAACAGCATGCCCCAATAACACTGCCAGAATTTGTGCGCCTCAACCCATCCATTTTCCACAACTCCACCAATCCTATGGAtgctgatgattggcttcgtgacatcctGTTTGAGATGGAGTCAGCTAATGTTGCACCTGCCAGTTACGTCACCTTTGCGACATTTCACCTGAAAGGTCCAGCTGCTCAATGGTGGGAAAGCCACAGGGGCATGCTTCCTGCAGAGACTGTAACCACTTGGCAGGAATTTCAGTTAGCTTTCCGTGCACGACACATTCCTCAAGGTCTGATGGACCAGAAGAAGAAGGAGTTCCGCAAACTTTCACAGGACACAATGACTGTGGATGAATATCAGAGGAAGTTCCTTGATTTATCTCGCTATGCTGCGGATGACGTCTGCACTGATGCCCGCAAGCAGGAGAAATTCCGTGAAGGACTGTGTCCCAATATAAAGCTCGCACTTGTTGCTCATGATTGTGCAGACTTTGCGACACTTGTTAGCCAAGCTTTCCGAACTGAAACCGGACTGACTGAGTACCAGGAGTCGCTCAAGCGTACTCGAGATGCTGCCCCATCCTCGAGTCAGCCTGCTTAG